The Pseudanabaena sp. PCC 6802 genomic interval GTCTATAGCCAGGGTTAGTGAAGAATCGCTAATGCTAACGTTCATAGCATTGGCATTGATGAACGTAGCTTTCTACTTTTCAAAGTATTTTCTATGGAGAAAAGTTTCGCCAATTCGGTTCCCTCAAAACTACCCATTCAGCAAATTGCTAAATTTACTATGGATGCTACTGATATTAAGTACCGCTCTGAGATATATCCCATTCCTCCGAACAATTCCTTCTCTAGGTCAATTTGTGCGTGGCTCTATATACGTTATTTTTGGAATGTTTTACGTTCTTTGGGCTAGGGGGCATCTGCCAAAATTTCAAAGTCGGTTGCTATTGTTTGTATTTGTTCCTCTTGAGGTAATACCACGTTTAGCCAGCGGGCTTTTAGCGGAAATAATGATCTTATGCTTATTCATGATGATTGTTATTTGGTACGAACGCAAAAGAATTCCAGTAATTTTAATCAGCGTATTGGCAATTTTATATCTGGGATTAGCTCCTGCCAAAGCAGAATATCGCGCTCAAACTTGGAATGATGCAGGAGCAGATCTCAATCCGATACAAAAAGTGCAATTATTTGTCAATCTTGCGATCGAGCACCATCAGAAATATACATTTAATTTTGACTCAAGAGTGCAAGCTACTCCCAAAACATCTGTTTTAGATCAAGCGGCTGAAAGATCGGCGCAAATAGTTGTCCTGTCAAAAGTAATGGAAGATACTCCTAGAGTAATACCTTACTGGAACGGCAAAACATATTTACCACTATTAACGAGTTTTATCCCTCGAATAGTATGGCCTGACAAGCCAGAATTGAGGGTGGGCAACGAATTTGGCAAGCGTTATAATTATCTAAATGCCAATGATTTCACTACCTCTTTTAATCTTCCCTGGATTGTAGAAATGTATGCAAATTTTGGGTATTGGGGAGTGATTTTTGGAATGTCCCTGGCAGGGATTTTTCTATCTCTAATCGAAGCTAAATTGAACGATTCGCGCATGAGTGCTTTAGAATTTATAGTAGGTTGTGCAGCTTCCTTTAGTTTGGTTTATCAAGAATCAAACTTTGCACTTATGATAGGAGGTTTGATCCCTTTAATAGTATCTATGTACATATTGTTCAGGTTTTTCTTGCCCGATCGACCGCTTAAGTTCACGAAATAGCCAAATCTCATTGAGTTATAAGTTAAGTTCTATAGAGGGGGAAGTAAGCCTTAAAAAACATGGAAAATATTATAAAGACCGCTCTTGCCAGATACGTTCGATTAATCAAACAGGGAATTACGGATTACAGATGGCTTTTGTTCTATATCCAGAGGATAGATTACAATCCCGAGCGTCGCAGGTTTATATCGTCAATAATAGCAAACCTTCTGCCCAAAACTATCGGCCATCAACTTTCTCCAGAAGCGCAAAAATTAAATAAAACCCTGGATGAAGATGGGGTAGTCGTACTGAATAATTTTGTAGACAAGACTCAAGTTGAAGAAATGAGAGCATATCTTGCGACGAAACTGTGCTTGGATCCTCAACGTCCTGAGATGGGAAGATTTAGTTCGCCAGATCTTGCGCCAAAAGTTACTTTTCATGCCTACTACACCAATGAAGACGCAGCTAGTCTTCCGCATTTATGGGAGTTGGCTAACGATCCCACAATTTTAAGCATAATCGAGGAGAGATTTGGCGCAAAGCCGACAATTTCTTTCCTCGCAGTTTGGTGGAAGCTTAATGATTTCGATCCAGAGGCAAACGCGAACCTCAGATCTTTTGCCAAGCCGGAAGAATTTCATAGAGATGTGGATGATTGGTCGGAAATCAAACTATTCATTTACTTAAATGATGTAGATGAGAGCACTGGCCCTCATGGGTTTATCAAGTCATCTCATAAGTGGTTTTTACCTCCTAGATCGAGAGCTTTAGACCTCGATTGTTCTAACTTTCCTATGAAAGATAATTTAGCAAAGATTACTGGTGAAGCTGGTATGGCATGGCTGGAGAATAGTTATGTACTGCACCGAGGTATGGTCGTAACAGCAAGACCTCGGCTAATTATCTCTGTAGTCTACACTTTATTCCCAGGACCGCATAGTCCTAAAACTCCCATTTTAACTTGTCCAGACCGAAATCGTTTCGATCCCTATATCAACAGGGTCTATTTGAGAGATAGCAATCCGCAATAATTTGTTTAATTTACTCACCTTACGCGGAAGATCCTGAAACCCTCACCCCTAACCCCGCTCCCTCAGGGAGCGGGGAACAAAACCAGAGCGGTGGCTACGCCCCTGCGACCCTTATGTATAAAGGGTACGTACAGGTTAAAGGAGATAAGGATTCCGCATAACATCAGTAATTTATAGCGCTTTTCAATCGAGAACGAGTTTCATTTTTGGGGTGAAAGGTTTCCACCCCTTCTTGGGGGCAAAGCCCCCAAACCCCCTACTCTTTCCGATCTGAAAACCGCTATATCACTAACTCAAATATGACTGATGCAATTGAGAGCTATACAGTTTTTACGCGAAAGTACGCATTTCAAAAGCACAAAAATCTACACCTATGGTTTCCTAATATTTTTGAGTTTAAGGGTGGGATTCAAGTCTATTCAGCATTTTTGCTGGAAGCATTACAAAACTTATATCCTCAGGTCACCTATGATATATTTTTAAAACACGATTCTGGTTGCCCGCCAAACCTTGCGGCGATCGCTAACTCTAAATTTCATTTTTCTGGAACTTGGCCGAGCGCTCTCAGAACAGTTGCCTTTGCTACTCACATTTCAGGCCATGCACTTTGGCAACGCCCTTGTTTAATTATTTCATCTCATGTGAATTTCACTGTAGCTGCCTACTTGCTGAAACGTCTAATTGGCATCCGCTACTGGACTGTAGTTCACGGTGTAGATGCTTGGAATATTACCAACCCTCACTTGAAAATGGCGCTCCAGCACGCCGATCGCATCCTGGCCGTAAGTAATTACACGCGCGATCGCCTGTTGCAAGAACAGCATCTCGATCCAGCGCGAATTTCGCTTTTGCCCAATACATTCGATCCCGAGCGCTTCCAAATTGCTGCCAAGCCAACTTATCTGTTAAAGCGATATAGGCTGAAACCCGAACAGCCCGTTATTTTAACCGTGGCGCGATTAGAAGGTCTGGAAAGACAGAAAGGCTACGACCAGATCTTGCAAGCCCTGCCTGAAATTAGACATCAGATACCAGATGTTCGCTATATTCTAGCTGGGAAAGGTCGCGATCGCTCTCGGCTCGAACAGGCAATTGCTCGATTAAATCTGCAAGATTGCGTTACCTTAGCGGGCTTTATCCCCGATTGCGAACTTGGCGATCACTACAATCTCTGCGATGTGTTTGCTATGCCCAGTCAGGCGGAGGGTTTCGGTATAGTCTACTTGGAAGCATTGGCTTGCGGCAAACCAGTTTTGGGTGGGAATCGAGATGGAGCACTTGATGCGCTGTGCGAAGGCGAACTAGGCGTTTTAGTCGATCCTCTAGATGTGGGCGCGATCGCGCAAACTTTAATTCAAATATTACAAGGTGAATACTCCAACTCCCAGATCTATCAACCTGAATTATTGCGACAGAAAGTAATTGCAAAATTCGGATTCGATCGTTTTCAACAAACTCTGGCTAGCTACTTAGCCCCCTATCTCAGTTCTACTTAATATGAAATCCAGATATTCTTGCCACAGACGATTGAGAGCCGGAATATGAAAATTCTTCATATTATTCCTTCAGTAGCTTCAGTACGAGGTGGCCCGAGTCAAGCTGTGGTGGAAATGGTTAAATCTCAGCGAAACGTGGGGATTCAAGCTGAAATAGTTACCACTAATGATAATGGTAAGGATTTATTAGAAGTGCCTTTGAGCGCGTGGATGGAATACAAGCAGGTGCCGGTTCAGTTTTTCCCAAGGTTTTCTCCTAACATAGATGCCATCCGCGAATTTGCTTTTTCTAGGCAGCTTACTGCATGGTTGTGGCAAAATGCCGCTAACTACGATCTGCTCCACATCCACGCCATATTTTCCTATGCATCGACAGCGGCAATGGCGATCGCTCGCCTGCAAGGCATTCCCTACATTGTGCGTCCCCTGGGACAACTTTGCGAATGGTCGCTCCAGCAAAGCGCTCGCAAAAAGCAGCTATATCTTAGCCTCATCGAACATGCCAACCTCGATCGCGCGCAGGCAATTCATCTTACTTCAGAACAAGAAAAACAAGATGTTTCCCGTTTAAATCTAAAAGCTCCAAGCTTCGTCCTGCCGCACGGACTCGCTATCCCACCTGCAATTCCTAATGCTCGCAGTCTTCTTCGCAAACATCTCAATATTTCTGCCAATGAACCTGTTATTTTATTTCTGTCTCGATTGCATCCTAAAA includes:
- a CDS encoding O-antigen polysaccharide polymerase Wzy, encoding MTFDKAYLALGIVWLGFLPSIQYLFDRNRPPMPFFPLVGLFYASGFGLSIFASKASVSGRWSIARVSEESLMLTFIALALMNVAFYFSKYFLWRKVSPIRFPQNYPFSKLLNLLWMLLILSTALRYIPFLRTIPSLGQFVRGSIYVIFGMFYVLWARGHLPKFQSRLLLFVFVPLEVIPRLASGLLAEIMILCLFMMIVIWYERKRIPVILISVLAILYLGLAPAKAEYRAQTWNDAGADLNPIQKVQLFVNLAIEHHQKYTFNFDSRVQATPKTSVLDQAAERSAQIVVLSKVMEDTPRVIPYWNGKTYLPLLTSFIPRIVWPDKPELRVGNEFGKRYNYLNANDFTTSFNLPWIVEMYANFGYWGVIFGMSLAGIFLSLIEAKLNDSRMSALEFIVGCAASFSLVYQESNFALMIGGLIPLIVSMYILFRFFLPDRPLKFTK
- a CDS encoding phytanoyl-CoA dioxygenase family protein codes for the protein MENIIKTALARYVRLIKQGITDYRWLLFYIQRIDYNPERRRFISSIIANLLPKTIGHQLSPEAQKLNKTLDEDGVVVLNNFVDKTQVEEMRAYLATKLCLDPQRPEMGRFSSPDLAPKVTFHAYYTNEDAASLPHLWELANDPTILSIIEERFGAKPTISFLAVWWKLNDFDPEANANLRSFAKPEEFHRDVDDWSEIKLFIYLNDVDESTGPHGFIKSSHKWFLPPRSRALDLDCSNFPMKDNLAKITGEAGMAWLENSYVLHRGMVVTARPRLIISVVYTLFPGPHSPKTPILTCPDRNRFDPYINRVYLRDSNPQ
- a CDS encoding glycosyltransferase, with product MTDAIESYTVFTRKYAFQKHKNLHLWFPNIFEFKGGIQVYSAFLLEALQNLYPQVTYDIFLKHDSGCPPNLAAIANSKFHFSGTWPSALRTVAFATHISGHALWQRPCLIISSHVNFTVAAYLLKRLIGIRYWTVVHGVDAWNITNPHLKMALQHADRILAVSNYTRDRLLQEQHLDPARISLLPNTFDPERFQIAAKPTYLLKRYRLKPEQPVILTVARLEGLERQKGYDQILQALPEIRHQIPDVRYILAGKGRDRSRLEQAIARLNLQDCVTLAGFIPDCELGDHYNLCDVFAMPSQAEGFGIVYLEALACGKPVLGGNRDGALDALCEGELGVLVDPLDVGAIAQTLIQILQGEYSNSQIYQPELLRQKVIAKFGFDRFQQTLASYLAPYLSST
- a CDS encoding glycosyltransferase; the encoded protein is MKILHIIPSVASVRGGPSQAVVEMVKSQRNVGIQAEIVTTNDNGKDLLEVPLSAWMEYKQVPVQFFPRFSPNIDAIREFAFSRQLTAWLWQNAANYDLLHIHAIFSYASTAAMAIARLQGIPYIVRPLGQLCEWSLQQSARKKQLYLSLIEHANLDRAQAIHLTSEQEKQDVSRLNLKAPSFVLPHGLAIPPAIPNARSLLRKHLNISANEPVILFLSRLHPKKGLDYLIPALGKLTHHRFTFAIAGNGSKEYEAEIENLLVSHGIRDRTHLMGFVEGETKNMLMQGADLFALTSHSENFAVVVLEALAAGIPVLVTPGVALAKVVQQQQLGYVPELDVTAIASALDRYLNNPQAGIDMGDRARQIVCEKYAWKRIALDMQQIYTDILQQKPISGVD